The sequence ctgccagtgcaggagacataaagagacgtgggttccatccctgggtcaggaagatccactgaaggaggaaatggcaacccactccagtattcttgcgtggagaatcccatgggcagaggagcctggcagactacagtccatgggtcacaaagagttggacatgattgcagtaacttagcacacacatggagGCATTGTCTTTTTGTAACACAAAAATATCAGTAAAACATCTAGAGAAATATAGGGATGGATTTGGAGATTATACTAGTTTAAGAATTGCATATGTTATCTGTTGTGCTGTTTTTCTTAAGTATAAGAATTTTTAGTCACCTAACAATCTGGGCAAAGCATTTTTAATCActtattgaagattttttttcctccgaTAAACCCTTTTCCCCCCAAAGattgtatttttcacagaattgtcCTCCATCAATTAACCCCTCCTTCGCCAAACTAAAACAAGATACTTGTACAAAATATATATGAGTACTCTCAAACTTTAAAATGGTCTTTTTCagaaataactttttcttttgtaagcCAAactgttatttattcattttaacagTAAGAAAGGTACAACTAATCCCTTGGAGAGATTTAAATGTGGTACCCTAAGATTTTTTTGATTCAAAGTTAACACaaaaaacattttcagatttttgtttttttcctttatgctaGCCTATTCCAATGGAAAATCCTTACAAGGAGCCTCTGAAAAAATGTATCTTGTGTGAAAAACGTGTAGATTATAAGAATGTACAGGTGAGATCTGGTTTTACTTCACTGTGATACTTGATTTGGGATTTTTGCTCTTTTATTAATACAGTAGAGAAGCAAGTCAGTTTTGATAATAGGCCTTGTGTAGGGGTGACTGTTTGAGCAGCTTCGTCATTTCACATCTGGTTATACTTGCATGGATAAGGCATCTGTTTTATTCAGATAGGAACCTCTGGGCTGTCCTTCATTGACTCTTAATCATCtcagtgtgttttgttttttcttcgcCCCAAACCTCTGAACAGTAGCTCCCTGTGGCAGTGATTCTCAGTCGGTGGGGTTGAGTAGTTAGGGAAAAGCTCCTGTGTTGAAGTTGATATCTTACCTCACCACCAGTATCActattttgaattcattttatcTGTTGTCCAGCGCTCAGCAGATTAAAAGTGGCAAATTTGGGGGAGGAGATGGTGTCGGAGTTAAGTGTACTGACAGTAGTATACAGTGATAGCTTCTTTGGAGGGAGAAAGCCCAAGAACTGTAAAATGCAAGTGTCAGGGTTAATAAGACAGAAGTAGCAGCAAATGGCCTGGTACACCTGTACGTCTTGAAGACCTCACTGTAGTCGGACATTATGGGATAGTCTAGCACGACAGATGGAATGCTCTGTACCTTGTTGTAAGCAGCAGTGGTTTAGAAAAGTTTTCTGTGGGAAAGTGAAGAAAACAGCTTTAGCACTGAAAGAACATGCTCATTAATTTGTTGTATAGACTTGTTTTTGACACACTGGGGAAGAATGTTAATTTTCACAATTACTttggttattttaaatagaatgaacatagttcagtgtttttattcatatttttgaagTTTGTCTAAAATTTATTAATCAGCCTTTTATAGCTTGAAGGTGatatgttttgtgttttgaaaTTTATACAAGGTTGAATAACAAGTGTattaacataaaatttttttcctttccaaatataACTCAAACCAGCTTTTATCCCAATTTATTTCGCCCTTTACTGGATGCATTTATGGAAGGCACATAACaggtattttgttttctattaacaGCAACTTAAATGTAGATAAGCCTActcctgttatttaaaaaaaaactggcagaTTTTCAAATATTGCCACAAATTACTATTAGACCAAAAACTATGGGTACTTTGAGAAAGTCTCTTCTGAGGCCAAAAGGGTAATTATTTTGCATATCTTCTTATACTCAGTTAACTAGAGGGTGACAACATGTAGAGAACTCGGGCTTTGCTGTTTGGGAAGATGTTGTAGTCATCCTCAGGCTCTCATTTAAACCAGGGGCCTACTGCCTACAGGCCAAATCAGATCTGCCACTTGCTAAATGGCTAAGTTTCCACAATGTCTGAGCTACAAGAGCAGAATTGATGATGACAGAGACTGTGTGGCCCACAAAGCCCAAGATACTTACTCTCAGGCTCTATACAGTTTTCCAGTCCTTCTGTGACATAATTGTCATGCATTTTGAATATTGGTATTTTTTTATGAATAAGAAAGTATTTTCTTTCATAGGTCTTTGtgggaagaaacaaaaagaaatcacaaaagcaATTAAGAGAGCTCAGATATTGGGTAAGAGCATCTGAAAAGTTGAATTATGCTAAACAAGATTTTGCTCATTGTCTTTTGTGAagaactttcattttctcttcacaGGGTTTATGCCAGTTACATACAAGGATCCTGCCTATCTCAAAGACCCTAAAGTTTGTAACATCAAATATAGGGAGTAAATTATATAAAGTTATCATCAATAAATGTATTTTGCAATAAGTGGTTGTGTGGTGCTAATACTGGCTCAAACTGTAAGATTTAATAACCACTGAGTAGAAAAACTAACAGGCTAAATCTTGTCAAACTATaaagtattaaatttttaattcttatagTAATTTGGAACCATGAGGAAAGCGTTTCAGGAGGGAAGCTTCCTCTTCATATCAGAATGTTCACTAGGTAAAAcagattatttaaaatgttaatacttGTCAcatttacatacacatacattttaaaatgttaacacttGTTACATTTAATgtacacatacattttaaaaattgttactgTGGGGTCTTCACTTAAACCTGGCCCcccaaacagttcatacaacacATTACAGACAATGCGATGTCACACACGGCAGGGCTGACTTGTACTGGACTTGACTTTATGCCCAGATTCCGTGTTGTAAACAGGATTGTAGAGTATGGGTGCAGGACAGTGGAATGCTTATGTAATGTACAAATCCCACAGGACAGGGTGTAGATTTGAAATTGTTAAGATTTCCTAACAAGCAGATAAGCCTGAGTAGGACCAGGCGTCTTCTCTCTGCAGAGATGTCACTTGGGGATGGACAGTGGTGCAGTCCATCACAGGACCCAACACTCAGCTCTGGACTAGTCTATCATAAACTAGAAATGTCCTCTAAATAAGCCGATCCATAGGCATCTGTGCTATGTCTCTTATTCCAGTAATACAAACAGATCCCCAAATGACAgagaataatgagaaaaaaacgTCTTACAagcattctttttctccttttcattccctgaAGGATGGGACATCAAGCTTAATTTAAAATTAGGGTTCAAACAGAACCCTATTTCCTCTCCTGTCCTGCGCTTCTTATGTAACCAGTAAAGCAAACCCAGCAGCAACTCATGATTTGCACACTTCATCCCAGGTACTATGTGGGCCCCATAAGCACCCCACAGCAACTAATGTATGTTAACACATAAATAAAAGATGACAGCACATTCATAGCTAATATAGAAAAACCATCACTTAGGAAGTCACTGATGGAAGAGCAATGGTCAACGTGTGGGTTCAGCATTTCAGCCAGAGAGTAAAACATGAAGGCTTCATGTGATGTGTCTTCATGGGAAATTCTGTTACAGAAAAGACATACAAAAACCAAACTGTAAGAGTGCTCTTAACCAACCTCCACTAACCAACTCACTGAATAggggctttgctgctgctgctaagtcacttcagtcgtgtctgactctatgcgaccccatagacggcaacccaccaggctccgccgtccctgggattctccaggcaagaacactggagtgggctgccatttccttctccaatgcatgaaagtgaaaagtgaaagtgaagtcgctcagtcttgcccgactcttagcgaccccatggactgcagtctaccaggctcctccacccatgggattttccaggcaagagtactggagtggggtgcaattgccttctcgaACAGGGGCTTTACATCCTCTTTAAAAACCACAAGGAAGCCTAGAACTCTCTTTTATTTGTTGAGTTCTGTATTACCAAGGATTTTTTTGTTCCCGGACCTGTGTCAGTTCTGTTTTTGTACTGATGAATATAAGCATTAAAAGAAGTTATAATTACAATGAAAACCAACTAAAATGCTTTGAGACCTGATTAAAGACAACTAGCTTTAAAAAAGTCAAATTAGATGTGGTTAAGACAAATCAGATTGGGAATGGGAAATGAAAAACCCTAGTAGCGTTTTGTACTTACGCTGTTTTGCAAATTTCTTTAAAGAATCTAAAACTGGGACTTACATAAGTAATGGGTGTGATTTACATAGGAACTCcaatagtgttagttgctcagttgtggtcaactctttatgaccccatggactgtagaatgccaggcttctcggtgcatgtaattctccaggcaagaatactagaatgggtactcttcccttctccaggggatcttcccaacccagggactgaacccaggtctcttgtactgcaggcacattctttaccatttgagccaccagggaagcccaggaattccAATACATCCATTAAAATGTTCCTGGCCCTATAAAAGTTTGACAAATGaatatatacttctgctttatgttaAAATGAAATCTCTGTGATAGACATCatccatatttatttatatgtatcatTTGAGTCCCACCTAATGGGCTTTTTCACCTAACTGAACAAGTGCTGATCCAAACACACTGCGTTACCAGGCTTGTTCTATACTCAAATTCTGGACTGATtcaatttaaagtattttataaaataaatgcactAGAACTTCCCTATGTGTtactgcaaagagctgaacatagtaaaaaaaaaaaaaaaaaaaaagtttggcttTGCCCTTCAGCTAATCAAAAATCTCCTTTGGGCCCCAAAGAATCAGAAGGTAGGAGACTGTGGATATTCACCAGAACCCTTCATTCTCTCAAGCTCTTCATCTGTTTCGGGGCTGCTCACTGTGGATGCTTGTTCTTGGTTACTACTATTGGTATCTGTTTTAGAGGGTCTGTTCTGTATCCCTCCCAGCCGTGACTTCTTGAACTGCCACCCATCATCTGTGTCTGAGGCTTTCCGCTTGGTCACCGGCAGGGCACTACGAGCTGGACTAGCTTCAGGAAAGTCTGTGTATTCCACCATTAGGGTTAGATTGTCGACCCCACTGAGAGGGTGGGTGGTAGTACAGCTACTTCCAGAAATGCGCCTATTTTTCAAGGAGATAACACTTGAATGAAGAAGTTCACAATTCGGAAAAAAGGTCCGTAAAGCTTGACAAAGCAAAATGTTCTCCTGAGGGTCTTTTTGGACATTCTTCTCTCCtaaacaaggaaacaaacagTTCAGCATACGGGATCTGTACTACAAAGCTCTTGTATTTATTTGTAAGTAAAGTCAAAATGACTTTAAAGAATTCTACCAGATTAcctaaattaagaaaaatgataaTCCCAAATTTGTATGTCACACTATCCTAATAGGAAATTAAAGTTATATTTCTTAATATCAAGATAGCATAGCTACAGCAGTACCATGTTCTTTGTTGGGTGGGATTTAAGAGTATTAATAGAAGTTATTTTTAATCCTCAGGTGGCAAGTTCATCATCTAGTGCAGTCACCTCATCCATAATTCCAATCAGTGAGAATTTTCCTTTGAAGCAAAGAAATTAGTGATAACGTGAACTTTTTACTTACGTGTTGCTTGCATCtgtgcttgttttctttttttaatttctccttttaatcTGTTTACATCATTTAGTAGTTTTTCTACAGCTCTCTCACTATGTTCTACTTTTTCGCATATACTCTGCGGAATAAAATAAGGGCACAGCGAAAGTTCCAAATTGTTACTACAGTCTAGGTTCACAAACAATACAAAATCCTTCATGGTATATAACACCGATTATTtctctttaacattttattttgcagttttctGAAGGAATAAGTATTCTGAAGGAATAAGATAAAACTTATACAGTTTTATCATTCAAGTTACTTCCTAGATAATACACAGACAAAAGATATTTAACTTGCtttgaaacaaattattttgagATGCAGAGTTACTGCAAACGTAACATTAAGAAACTAACaataagtatgaaaaaaaaagtaaattgtttgacaattacaaaataaaactgaTGATTTTAATTCCTGTAAAACTATTTTTGAAATGCAGAATGGTCTTAATGTGTCATCAGTTTTTAAGTACTAACACCCTTTGACTCAGTGATTTCATTTTGGGAATATatcttaaataaacaaatttatatatGATGATGGTTCTCAGTATCAGATCAAAAACAACTAATTTCCAATTATAGTATagtaagcaagagagttccagaaaaacatctatttctgctttattgactatgccaaagcctttgactgtgtggatcacaataaactggaaaattctgaaagagatgggaataccagaccacctgacctgcctcttgagaaacctatatgcaggtcaggaagcaacagttagaactggacatggaacaacagactggttccaaataggaaaaggagtacgtcaaggctgtatattatcaccctgcttatttaacttatatgcagagtacatcatgagaaatgctgggctggaagaagcacaagctggaatgaagattgcaaggagaaatatcaataacctcagatatgcagatgacaccacccttatggcagaaagtgaagaggaacgaaaaagcctcttgatgaaggtgaaaaaggagagagaaaaagttggcttaaaattcaacattcagaaaacgaagatcatggcatctggtcccatcacttcatgggaaatagatgtggaaacagtgtcagactttattttttggggctccaaaatcactgcagatggtgactgcagccatgaaattaaaagacgcttactccttggaagaaaagttatgaccaacttagcatattgaaaagcagagacattactttgccaacaaaggtccgtctagtcaaggctatgggtttttcctgtggtcatgtacggatgtgagagttggactgtgaagaaagctgagcgctgaagaattgatgcttttgaaccgtggtgctggagaaaacgcttaagagtcccttggactgcaaggagatctaaccagtccattgtgaaggagatgagccctgggatttctttggaaggaatgatgctaaagctgaaactctagtactctggccacctcatgcaaagagttgactcattggaaaagactctgatactgggagggattgggggcaggaagagaaggggacgacagaagatgagatggctggatggcatcactgactcgatggacgtgagtctgagtgacctctgggagatggtgatggacagggaggcctggcgtgctgtgcttcatggggtcgcaaagagttggacacgactgagcgactgaactgaactgaagcctattTTAGTGCATACTTTAGGACGCTTCTACCCAGCCTATTTCTCATGAACTTACACACCCTGCCCTAAAAGTTCACTAGTAACCTTTCACCAACCTGACCCAAGCAGAAATACTACAACAGCCAACTGGCAAGTCCTAATCTCTCAAACAGAAGAGATCTAAATGCAGAAGCTATAGGTTAGCTGCTTTCTGGTTAGCCAGTGGGTGAGTAAACAAGATCCGTCGAGACTATGAAGGAAACCAGCGTGCAGACACAGGAAGTCCAGATGGCATTCGAGCTCCTGGTTCTAGTTGCTTCCTAGGCTCAGTTGACCTGTCGTCTCTTCCTCTCACAGACCTCTCCATTCCCTAAATTAGCCCAAGTTGGTACTTTTAATGTAAGAGTTCTAATATATCACtctaagaaatatattaaaaggaaCTAAAATATGAGAAATTAATGATACATCAAATAAAAATCATGAAACAAATTTCTACGTCCCCATCCCTGTGCACAGTATGCAAGCGTGTGTGTGTTAGGGGAGAACAAGAATGTGACCAAGTGCAAACAGTGCAGTTACAGTGCTAAGACTCTTGACGCTTCTCTAAAGTTCCTATAATGtagttcatattaaaaaaaaaagtacaatattACTAGTGTGTAACATGTATTAACCCCATTTCTCTTGGTGCGCTATACTGATGAGTATGGTGGCCACAGAGCGTGCTACTCAGATCCCCATCTGCAGGAAGCAGAGCTGACCGATGGCTCCTGCTGCTATCCTTTTAGTTCTGCTGCTGTGCGCGCTTAGGTCATGCTCCCCCTGGGCCTCTTAGCCAATGACTGAGCACAGTGAAGATATGAGAGTCTATTCCTATAGGACACCTTTGCTCAGACTGCATCATCTGGCTGAAGTTTTTCTGGCCATGTAGTCCACAGCTCTTCCTACCCTCTCATCCTCCTTTCCGTGTCTCCTCTCTCAGGTGTCAGACTTAACATGGCAAGTCTCCCTGCCACTCTTGGGCTCTCCCCTTTATTCTTCAAAGGTCTAACAAACCACCTGCATGTCTCAATGCCCATGTTGATGTCTACTTCTCAAGGGACCTCAGTGGACACAGTGAGACAACTCAGTACTGTGGCAGACTGTTTTGTTCTCAAATATTTGCTTCCCTTTTTATCCTGTAAAAGGGTCATACATCCCTGCCTACTACCATGGCATCCTCTGGCCAGTAAAATGTGCGTGGAGGTAGGTGATATGCTAGCTCTGAGCAGAAGTTCTAAGAGCTGCTGTGAATTTCCACCAGTTTTACTGCTCTTTTCCCTTTGTCATGAGATGAACATGTCCCACATAAGGGCTGGACCCCAGAATGAAGATGACATTTAGAACAGAAGCAGAGATGCAGCCAAGACACAGTATTTCTGTCGATCACTGAGATGGAGGTCTTCATTAATGAAGCTAAACTAATAAAAAGACTTATGTCTAGGCAACCATGAAGCTGTCCCTGAGTATATATTCAGTGATCAATGTGATATGAACTCTGTAAgagatttttaacattttttaattggaggataattaattgctttacaatgttgtgttggtttctgccgtacaacaacgtgaatcagctgtaagtacatgcatgtcccttccctcttgaatctccctcccacctctccacccccatcctgcccctctaggttctcccagagcactgggttgagctccctgttggacagcaacttcccactagccatctgttttacatatggtaatgtgtgtgtttgagtgCTACTTTGTCAATTCGTCccacccctctccttcccccactgtgtccacaagtctgttctataAGAGATCTTTAAATGTTTAACTTACCTTTAATTCATCTTGTAAAGAAGTATACATTTCATTTATCTTCTGCACCTCCTTTAAAGAtccatcttctttaaaaaattcagagcTATAAAACAATTACCATTTCTTCCAGGCAAATGTACATAACTGATtttaataatacaataaaaaaactTCTTTGTAGTTGAGGAACATTTAGAAGATTGTTTTTATTGGCTTTGCAGGGACCACAATTTTGTTAACTTATTGTATACAACAAAACCAACCAGAAAACCTAGTTCATCTATCTTCACCTCAGCAAAATTTTTGGCCTTCTAAATACTATTTCCAGGACTCAAAGGAGAGGTTAAGTGAAAGTAGATAAAGACTGAAGGAGAGGGGTAGAGGACGGATCTGTCTTGGCAATGCCATCAGTCAGTTATCTTACGAAGTTCAAGGCATCATGGATTGAAAAAagcaacattatatatatataaaagaaaaacaattctaaGGCATGTTTTATAAAACTCCCAACTgagataaatataaaactttGTGTCTTAAAATCAATGAAACACGGTATTCAATTTCAATAAGGCACTGTTAAGCACTGTGGgaacacaaagataaataaaatcgaGTTCATTAGTCTCATAAAATTCACATTTAGTAAGTACCCTACAGATCTGACCAGTGTTGTGATTTCTGACATTCATTATTCCCTTACTGCTCACAAAACTTACAGCTCCACAGTGTGAGTCTTGACTAAAgcctcacttttttttcttcatttaatataCAATCTAATTTTTTTGCCTTTATAATCTGAACTGCTGCcttagaaaattattattttgaggCTAGCTCCTTATTCTAAGAGTAAATATGTCATAATATATAGGCTGTACACTACCACCCCCTTTCGTATTTGACAAATGACAGATGCTGGAAGGAAACAGAAGTCGTTTACTTAAGTAAACTTGAGTAATGTGGCCATTGgtcagttttccttttatttttattccttgtgTAATAAAAAACTAACTTCAAAAAATGAATAGGAGTTAAGTTTAGTGGGAAAAAGGTTGAAGAATCTCACCTGTGTGTTTTTACTGCTCGACTGAAACCAGCAGACGTACAGGAACCAGATGTAGTTTTATAACCCAGCTGTTCGGACATGCCCAGGTTGGCCACCACTAAAGGTATCCTATGAAAAAGtctgaagaaataaacattttaaaaatacagttaaagTGAAAAGCTAGCATCTAGTTATTAGTATAGACTACCTTTTCctataagattaaaaaacaaacaaaaaccccattCCTTACTATTTACGCAAGAAAAAATTATTGATTTGAggcaaatagcttttaaaaattgtgagatATGCATAGTGTAAGATTATTGTGTGAAAAAATACTTTAATGGCTATTTTAACTGATCACCACATGTGAAAGTAAGGTATTACCACTGTGATACATCCTATCTTTCATGAACGAGAGAATTACTCTTCATTGGTACTCTCTGAACTTCATTTTCATACTCTATGAAAATGCTGTCTATATTTCCTGTGGAGAGTCCTATTAACTCATTTTGGTGGATCAACAAGAAACACTTTGTTTCCTGGCAGAGGTTAAGAGAAAAACTGCTCAGGTACACAGGCTTCAGTTCTACATTATATTCCTTAGCAACTGATACCTAAGGCATGCATATTTTTTCCACCTTATGGCAAATAACAGCAAATTCTCAGTGTCAGGAATGCAAGCATCATtccactgttgtttagttgctaagtcgtgtccaactcttatgaccccagggactgtagcccaccaggctcctctgtccatgggattctccagacaagaatactggtgtgggttgccatactgGACTTCTAATTTCCTTATCTGAACTtcattttcccatctataaaGAACCAATGTTAAAACAGACCAAAAAGAATTACTGTGACAATCTAATGCCAATCTACGAAAACAGTAAGCCATAAAAAGTACAATGAAAATACTGGgcacatttttttcttatctgaaaatagCCAGTAACTGGTCAACATTTACCCTTTCTGAGGTTTATATAAGGCATGCTCCAGTCGATGAGTAGAGCAGCTTTCTGTTATTATACTTGGTGTTAGTAACAGAAAAACAAGTTCCCGGCTTGAGAGATGCTGCTGTAAGTTTCTGTGAAGCAGTCTCTCTCTAAATGTCATGATCTGGTCTGAATGACGTCGCAATTTGTACCAACCAACCACATCCTGAAAGAAATAATATATCAGGTGTATATCTTCGTAGTTACAATTATTATCTGTTTTACTGTCATAATTAAGTAATGAAACTGACAATCTTAAAAATGGCTTAATATTCAGCAAGATTTGGGGCCTAAATAATCAAAACATACACTTAAGAATATGCTTTAACCTTATATATAGTGTGCAAACTGACTTGCAGTTAAATTACTTCCCATTCAGTTAACAGTGCTATAATTTTATTCAATATGGATTAAAGGAAAAATTCTTAACTTCCTCTAGTTCTCTTATGGCATTTTCTATCTTAAATCTTAATCTTTAGTcaaaatttaaatgaagaaaatgtcaATGAAAACCAATTAACTTCCTGTCTGGATCCTTCATTTGCTAAGGAAGTAAACTGAAGCCAATGGCTTTTAACTGAAATTTATACAATAGGCATGTTATCAGACTTTGTTGCAAGATTAGGATCATATGAAAGGGTTTTGTAAATTATAACATGCTAAACAAATGTGTTGTTAGTATCACTAAACCTTTTTCTTCAAACTGGAGAAAATCACATTTACTGGAAACTTAGTACTAAGAGAAaaacaaccactttggaaatctCTGGCAGTTTCAACAACTAATTTTAATGTTTGCatgtttaaattgaagaaattaaaattacttttttttttaaaactaaaacatttttacaattacattttttaaaatttatttttaattgaaggataattgctttacaatattgtgctgttttctgccacacatcaacatcaatcagccacagttacacatatatcccctctctcttgaacctccctcccacctcccaccccatcccacccctctaggttgttacagagcccggGTATGAGTttgctgagtcatacagcaaattcccattggctatctatttttaaTAGgtagtgtatgtttccatgtgACTGTCTCCATTCATTCtaccctctctttcctcccctcacctccgtgtccataagtctgttctctatgtctgcgtctccactgcagccctgcaaataggttcatccgtaccatctttctagattccatatatatgcattaatatatgatatttgtttttctctttctgacttagttcattCTGTATcataggctctaagttcatccacctcattagaactgactcaaatgcattcctttttatggctgaacactactacattgtatatatgtaccacagctgctttatccattcatctgttgatggacatctagggttCCTCCATGTCCTACCTAGTTACAAGTTCATTTTTAAATACCCAAATAAAATTGGAGGAAAAGCTCAAGCACTTTCAACAAGGGATGGTTTTTGAAAGAAACTTCTTTTACTAAATCTACTTTTATTTTCGACTAAGAGATCAAGAAGTTTTAAGGGGAAATAAGTACCAAGAAAAAATGCTGTCTTCGGACAAAAATGTTTTTTGATCATTCAACTTTTAACTGAACACCAAGGAGGCTGGGGAGGATCCAGATTAGGTGTTGTGTGGGAAACCATCCCTGCAGTAGGAGAAACTAACTGTAGCCATGGAAAAGGAAGGCAGTGGAGTAAGTCCCTAGTGATAAGTGGTGTGGGAAGGGGCAAGGTGGGGATGGAGAAAAGGGAGACACTATGTAAGCCAGAACAGCCAGGAGAAGGAGAAAACAAGATGAAGATTCTTAGTGACTAGCTTTGCTTTCAGAGAAAACCCTCTGAATTTCTGGAAAGAACAAGTCTTTCCTTACCTGCTTTATAGAAGACTTTGTGAAGACAAATGCTGCATGAAAGTTCTGTCAAAATATTACACATTTTCAGGAgcttaaaataatacatataatacaaaAAGAGAAAGGGTAAATCAGGGAATACCTTCTTGacatttgataatattttcttCAGTGCCTGCTCATTTACTTCACCAGAAGAATTATAAAAGCtgtaaaagacaaaattaaaggcatttgaaataaactaaaaatataataattttattggcgcttttaattttagttactCCTAGCCCAATAACCCAACATTCATAGACTTACTTACCTGTTAGATGAAGTTCTAAAATATATAGGAGAAAAAGTTCTCAAATGAACAGACTTAAAAGTGGTAGAAATATGTGG comes from Bubalus kerabau isolate K-KA32 ecotype Philippines breed swamp buffalo chromosome 7, PCC_UOA_SB_1v2, whole genome shotgun sequence and encodes:
- the MRPS18C gene encoding small ribosomal subunit protein bS18m isoform X1, whose amino-acid sequence is MAAVVGLCGGLGKRQFTRFPTAFVCLTNSGTRAVLWRSCSQYKQVTSSEDLPIPMENPYKEPLKKCILCEKRVDYKNVQLLSQFISPFTGCIYGRHITGLCGKKQKEITKAIKRAQILGFMPVTYKDPAYLKDPKVCNIKYRE
- the MRPS18C gene encoding small ribosomal subunit protein bS18m isoform X2 gives rise to the protein MAAVVGLCGGLGKRQFTRFPTAFVCLTNSGTRAVLWRSCSQYKQVTSSEDLPIPMENPYKEPLKKCILCEKRVDYKNVQLLSQFISPFTGCIYGRHITGLCGKKQKEITKAIKRAQILELSFSLHRVYASYIQGSCLSQRP